Within the Ochrobactrum vermis genome, the region TCGTTGATGAAACGGCGCTGGCCTTCATTGGGCGCGCTGCCGCCGAAACCCGAATGCGCATAGAAAACCGGAAGCAGCGTCAGGCCGATGCCCGCCGCCTTCGCCGCAGCCACAATGCGGTCGGCCATTTCTGAGAGATTGGCATAAGGCGTGCCGTCGCGGTCATGATGCAGATAATGAAACTCGCCAACGCGGGTAAATCCGGCTTCCAGCATGTCGACATAAAGTCGCAAAGCCACCGCTTCGGCCTGTTCGGGCGACATGGTGAGCGCGAATTTGTACATGATCTCGCGCCAGCTCCAGAACGAATCGGCAGACGGCCCGCGCCTTTCGGCAAGCCCCGCCATACCGTACTGGAAAGCGTGACTGTGCAGGTTCGGCACGCCTGCGATGATCGCCGCGTGGCGCTCATCCCCAGCTTCGGCGGCTTTGTCCGCCTCAAGCGAGGTGATCTTTCCACCGGCAATACCGATGCGAACATTTTCAGCCCAGCCATTATCGAGAAGCGCCTGACCGGCATGGATAAAACGCAGTTCAGGCGTGGCTGCTGACATGAAAATTAACTCCTCGAATGTTCCCGCGCATTTTTCTCTTGGCTGCGCCTCTGATATGTATATACATTATCAAAAAACAGGGGAAGCGAGAAAACGCTCATGCTCAAGAATTCAAGCATCGTTTTTATCAATGCGCGCATTGCGACGCTGGAGGAAGACGCGGACAGTCTCGGCCTCATCGAGAATGCGGCACTTGCCGTCAAGGATGGCAAGATCGCCTATGTCGGCCGGCAATCGGCATTGCCGGAAGACTATGCGTCTTATGAGAGAATCGATTGCGAAAACCGGCTGATCACACCGGGCCTCGTCGATTGCCATACCCATCTCGTTCATGCCGGAAATCGCGCGCATGAATTCGAGCTTCGCTTGCAGGGCGCGTCCTATGAGGAAATCGCCCGCGCCGGTGGCGGCATTGTTTCCTCGGTCAAGAATTTGCGCGCTGCCAGCGAAGACGATCTGGTGCGCGAAACCCTGCCGCGTCTCGATGCGCTGATTGCCGAAGGTGTCACCGCTGTTGAGGTCAAGTCCGGTTACGGTCTTGACCGCGACAGCGAAATCAAGTCGCTGAAAGCCGCCCGTCGGCTGGGTGAAGAACGCGACGTTGCAATCCGCACCACTTTCCTGGGCGCACATGCGCTGCCGCCGGAAATGAACGGCGACAAGGCCGCCTATATCGACCGCGTCATCAACGATATGCTGCCCGCCATCGCAGCCGAACAACTGGCCGATGCGGTGGATGGTTTTTGCGAGGGCATCGCCTTTCTGCCTGATGAAATCGCCCGTGTTTTCGATGCCGCCAAGGCACATGGCATTCCGGTCAAGCTTCATGCCGACCAGCTTTCCAATCTGCATGGCGCAGCCCTTGCCGCGTCCTATGGCGCCCTTTCCGCCGATCATCTCGAATATACCGACGCAGACGGCGCTGCCGCCATGGCCAAGGCCGGAACGGTGGCCGTGCTACTTCCCGGCGCTTATTACTTCATCCGCGAAACGCAAAAGCCGCCGGTCGAGGCTTTCCGCGCAGCCGGCACCAAGATGGCGCTTGCCACCGACAACAATCCCGGCACATCGCCGCTGACCTCGCTGCTGCTCACCATGAATATGGGCGCAACGCTGTTTCGCATGACGGTGGATGAATGCATCGCGGGCGTCACCCGCGAGGCCGCACGGGCGCTCGGCATTCTCGACCAGACCGGAACGCTCGAAGTCGGCAAGGACGCCGATCTCGCCATCTGGAACGTCGAGCGCCCCGCCGAACTCGTCTACCGTATCGGCTTCAACCCGCTGTGGAAGCGGGTTTTCAAAGGCCGAATTTAATATTGTCCGTATGGGCCTGGCCCATACGGGAACCCAACGGAGCCTTTCATGACCATCATCCTCAAGCCCGGTTCTGTTCCGCTTGAAACGCTGGAAACGATCTATCGCGATGCACTTCCCGTCCGCATCGACCCCTCTTTTCATGCCGGTGTCGAAAAGGCAGCCGCACGCATTGCAGAAATCGCGGCAGGCGACGAGCCGGTTTACGGCATCAATACCGGCTTCGGCAAACTCGCCTCGATCCGCATTGCGCCCGGCGATGTCGCCACGCTCCAGCGCAACCTGATCCTGTCGCATTGCTGCGGTGTCGGCGACGCGTTGCCGGAAAATATCGTGCGCCTTATCATGGCGTTGAAGCTGATCTCGCTCGGTCGCGGCGCGTCTGGTGTGCGGCTTGAAGTCATCACGCTTCTCGAAGACATGCTGGCAAAAGGCGTGATCCCGATGATCCCGGAAAAGGGTTCCGTCGGCGCGTCCGGCGACCTTGCGCCGCTGGCCCACATGACTGCGGCGATGATCGGCGAAGGCGAAGCCTACTATCAGGGCGAACGCCTCTCCGGCGCAAAGGCGCTGGAAAAGGCCGGTCTGAAGCCGGTCGTGCTTGCCGCCAAGGAAGGGCTGGCGCTGATCAACGGAACGCAGACATCGACGGCCCTAGCGCTGGCGGGCCTGTTCCGTGCGCACCGCGCCGCGCAGACGGCTCTGATCACCGGCGCATTATCCACCGATGCGGCCATGGGATCGGATGCGCCGTTCCACGAGGAAATCCACACATTGCGCGGTCATAAGGGTCAGATCGACGCCGGTCGTGCATTGCGCGCCCTGCTCGACGGCTCGGTCATTCGCCAGAGCCATCTCGAAGGCGACCAACGCGTGCAGGACCCCTATTGCATCCGTTGCCAGCCGCAAGTCGATGGCGCTTGCCTCGACATTCTGCGACAGGCGGCCCGCACGCTGGAAATCGAAGCCAATGCGGTTACCGACAATCCGCTGGTTCTCTCGGACGGACGCGCGGTATCGGGCGGCAATTTCCACGCTGAACCTGTCGCCTTTGCCGCCGACCAGATTGCGCTTGCCATCTGCGAGATCGGTGCAATCGCTCAGCGCCGCATCGCGCTTCTGGTCGATCCCGCTTTGTCCTTCGGTCTGCCGGCGTTTCTCGCCCGCAAGCCGGGGCTCAATTCCGGCCTGATGATCGCCGAAGTCACCTCCGCCGCGCTGATGAGCGAAAACAAGCAGATGGCGCATCCGGCTTCGGTCGACTCCACGCCGACCTCTGCCAATCAGGAAGACCATGTGTCCATGGCCTGCCATGGCGCACGCCGCCTGTTGCAGATGACCGCCAATCTCAATGCCATTATTGGCATCGAAGCGATGACCGGCGCACTCGGCGTCGAGCTTCGCGAACCGCTGACCACCAGCCCGGAACTGGCCAAGGTCATCGCCGTGTTGCGTGGCCACGTGCCGACGCTGGAAGACGACCGCTATATGGCTGCCGACCTGAAGAATGCCGCCGATCTGGTGGCGAACGGTGCGTTG harbors:
- the hutI gene encoding imidazolonepropionase, encoding MLKNSSIVFINARIATLEEDADSLGLIENAALAVKDGKIAYVGRQSALPEDYASYERIDCENRLITPGLVDCHTHLVHAGNRAHEFELRLQGASYEEIARAGGGIVSSVKNLRAASEDDLVRETLPRLDALIAEGVTAVEVKSGYGLDRDSEIKSLKAARRLGEERDVAIRTTFLGAHALPPEMNGDKAAYIDRVINDMLPAIAAEQLADAVDGFCEGIAFLPDEIARVFDAAKAHGIPVKLHADQLSNLHGAALAASYGALSADHLEYTDADGAAAMAKAGTVAVLLPGAYYFIRETQKPPVEAFRAAGTKMALATDNNPGTSPLTSLLLTMNMGATLFRMTVDECIAGVTREAARALGILDQTGTLEVGKDADLAIWNVERPAELVYRIGFNPLWKRVFKGRI
- the hutH gene encoding histidine ammonia-lyase, whose product is MTIILKPGSVPLETLETIYRDALPVRIDPSFHAGVEKAAARIAEIAAGDEPVYGINTGFGKLASIRIAPGDVATLQRNLILSHCCGVGDALPENIVRLIMALKLISLGRGASGVRLEVITLLEDMLAKGVIPMIPEKGSVGASGDLAPLAHMTAAMIGEGEAYYQGERLSGAKALEKAGLKPVVLAAKEGLALINGTQTSTALALAGLFRAHRAAQTALITGALSTDAAMGSDAPFHEEIHTLRGHKGQIDAGRALRALLDGSVIRQSHLEGDQRVQDPYCIRCQPQVDGACLDILRQAARTLEIEANAVTDNPLVLSDGRAVSGGNFHAEPVAFAADQIALAICEIGAIAQRRIALLVDPALSFGLPAFLARKPGLNSGLMIAEVTSAALMSENKQMAHPASVDSTPTSANQEDHVSMACHGARRLLQMTANLNAIIGIEAMTGALGVELREPLTTSPELAKVIAVLRGHVPTLEDDRYMAADLKNAADLVANGALAGAVSSGILPALEA